A single genomic interval of Herpetosiphonaceae bacterium harbors:
- a CDS encoding TauD/TfdA family dioxygenase, producing the protein MQPQEPKKPSIKGPGSPRRQAVNIAQQEVVKLSQLQPDQPLPLLIQPAIDGVDLLSWAGQHREQIEGYLLEYGGILFRGFNIKAIEAFEQVLVTISNELLEYSYRSTPRTQVSGRIYTSTEYPADQSIPMHNEMAYTTSWPMKIGFFAVTVAEQGGETPIADSRKVFAEIDPLIRERFARTGVMYVRNYGGGIDLPWQEVFQTSDKAEVEDYCRSAGIRFEWKDGDRLRTSQVCQAVAKHPKTGASVWFNQAHLFHVSALLPEVRDTLLANFKEEDLPRNTYYGDGSPIEAEVLDEIRRAFDRHTVVFPWQEGDIMILDNMLTAHGRMPFVGARKTVVGMAELIRQDGL; encoded by the coding sequence ATGCAGCCGCAAGAGCCCAAAAAACCAAGCATCAAAGGCCCAGGCAGCCCGCGCCGTCAGGCCGTCAATATCGCGCAGCAAGAGGTCGTTAAGCTGAGCCAGCTTCAGCCCGATCAGCCGCTTCCGCTGCTGATCCAGCCCGCGATCGACGGCGTCGATCTGCTGAGCTGGGCCGGGCAGCACCGCGAGCAGATCGAGGGCTACCTGCTGGAGTACGGCGGCATCCTGTTTCGCGGCTTCAACATCAAAGCGATCGAAGCCTTCGAGCAGGTGCTCGTCACGATCTCCAACGAGCTGCTTGAATACTCCTACCGCTCGACGCCGCGCACGCAGGTCAGCGGCAGGATCTACACCTCGACAGAGTATCCCGCCGATCAGTCGATTCCGATGCATAACGAGATGGCCTACACCACGAGCTGGCCGATGAAGATCGGATTCTTCGCGGTGACGGTCGCCGAGCAGGGCGGCGAGACGCCGATCGCCGACAGCCGCAAGGTCTTCGCGGAGATCGATCCCCTGATCCGTGAACGGTTTGCGCGAACGGGCGTGATGTATGTGCGCAACTACGGCGGCGGGATCGATCTTCCCTGGCAGGAGGTCTTCCAGACCAGCGATAAGGCCGAGGTCGAGGACTACTGCCGCAGCGCGGGTATCCGCTTCGAGTGGAAGGACGGCGATCGTCTGCGGACCAGCCAGGTGTGCCAGGCCGTCGCGAAACATCCCAAGACCGGCGCAAGCGTCTGGTTCAATCAGGCGCATCTCTTCCATGTCTCGGCGCTGCTGCCGGAGGTGCGCGACACGCTGCTGGCAAACTTCAAGGAAGAAGACCTGCCGCGCAATACCTACTATGGCGATGGCTCGCCGATCGAGGCTGAGGTCCTGGATGAGATCAGACGCGCCTTCGACCGGCATACCGTGGTCTTCCCGTGGCAGGAAGGCGACATCATGATTCTGGACAACATGCTGACGGCGCATGGACGCATGCCGTTCGTCGGAGCGCGCAAGACGGTCGTCGGTATGGCTGAGCTGATCCGGCAAGACGGATTGTGA